AGAACCATTCGTGTGTGGCCTAATTCTCCTTTGCACATTTcagagtttgatagcagctacatgagagaTAACACTGATAGGTTCGACCTCATTCCTCCCCAAAACAGCAATGATCATAGAGTTGttgattattccatgagttggaagaagactgGTGAAGCTAGAGAAATTGATCCCTACTCCTCTGACAGATCAaatggcattgattatagattttggaatgctttccaatctgaTTTTTATGCCACAGCCATCCTATCCAAGTCAAagggcaagattagcaagatgcagtacattaactttggtgacttggagagcagGGATGATCATCAGCTTGCCACAGCAATCAAGACTtgtgaccgctttgagatgacagacatcatgagtttcaggtatcattggaacagggagattcttgcccaattccatgctacttactattggaatagggaagtggatgagcttcattagatgactgatgggcgacattatcgcattgattttgtcaccttctgtcgtattcttggttttggacacatccataggggatatgagaggatacataatgagcatcattttgagccaatggaagtaaTCTTCATGTGGAAGgatcaaaatcttgcagttcctgattggtcaagaaccaagctcaagagcttctattacatcatgaacaatctcTTCAGGTTCACTCTCAACTCTAAAGACAATGCAATagatttgaatggctatatcactaatgtgttgtctaggtttcccaGCAGTGAAAATTTTAATGTTCCAAGATTCATTTgggttgagctagcatatgccatggatgatgggaggagatctttgccctatgctccttacctcatgtttatgattgagagagtgactggcatgtggttccctaaggattgtgagcacacTGTTTACAAGATCAAAAAGACACATGGTGGCTTAGGGGGACTTGGCTTAGCTACTCAGCATACTGGTTTTGGAGGACTTGGAGATAGTGGGGTAGCAGGCTTTCACTCTTCTGGAGCTGAACACAGAGATATTCTTGAGCCGTCtagggctagggaacaaaagaagaagtctAAGTGGGGAAAGATGAGTGCATAGATGAAGGCTATCTTTACTTATTGTGCATATGCTTCACAGACTGCTTATGAGGATAGAATGGAGAACATAGAagcagtgaggcatgctagggagatggcagggctgccaccacttccaccagtgcagccaccaccttagtttcctaacttgcctcgcctttcttcttctgatgaggagcaggatcaggcagatgagcaccatgatgaacagTCAGATTGTCAGCAACATGggcactcatatgagccattcAGTTAGTACTATGGGTACCCACAAGGACAACATTTTGATGAGCCCCCAAGTCAGCAGGACCTTGGTGCAGAGATCCACCCTACAGAGGCCGATCCACAGGTTCAAGCAGCTTTGTTTCGCACATATTCTAGGAGACCGCGTCCTTCGATGGATCAGCCAGGGCCTTCCACTTCAACTAGGGCAGCAcctccgacagtgatgagtgatctctcttctttttcttctatttttggtacttgatgccaaagggggagaaaattagaggggtcaatagtTTTTCGACGCCATATGTTCTTCGCTGTTGTGCTTGGTGTTCAGATCCAATGAGAGTAGTtgttaggttgtgagtttgagagtcgctcaaaactctattttatgaaattatgctactttgtgactttatttgcttcagatatggacatgtattcatggttacagttttagcttgtcatattctgtGTTTAAATTGTTTTATATCCATATGATCTGCTGTAGAAATCAGATTGCTACCTGACTGACATAGTCGggacggcagtgccgccctatgggGCCGGCAATGCCGCCCTCTGCTGTATCAGCCGGAATCTTGTGTGCTTGAACTGATAAAACCTGTCATATGCATCAAGTTTATTCATGTAACACTTTGTTCAGCACCCCACAgcaggcatggatgtaggggaggtttccatcacacctaaaatgtgaatcatggtctttcatgccaatttgagaattcaaatctttattcacatatttagggggaggctcctacacccatggttcgaaaatctcagtttagatttcatatcatttgtaagctctaattgggttatcatcaattaccaaaaaggggaagattgtaagtgcaatcaagccctattgtgggttttggtattgatgaccaccaaattagaggactaataagatttatcaagatgacaagcagggaatcaaagaatgaggatgatgtacaggttgcatgtgtcctaattacaaaaggtggctagacctagctcaaaggaggtttaaattcttttatgttttgaatttgagtttagggaaagccgtactattaagagggattttaggacagttggtcaactattgaatcagatgctcaaattcacagatctatatcctcccacctagtcaaaacagccagccaaatttgatatcatattacctgttttggctagggcggcagtgccgccctgttgagagcggtagtgccgcccttaactgaccaTTGGGCTCggagggtatttatacccttcaggcccggcccacaacggtcatcttctccaATGAGTCATTCTACTCGAAAAtagacagaaccaaagctcacctctctcctccattgttgctcctccatccctcaagctaatccttgattctaaccatcaaaacttgaaagaaaaggtagtaaaactcgattggagagaagatccactgattcccaaagtctaacagcatttggttcacgtttggccggcggttctagggtttgttactcttggagcttgctcctagccggctaggcgtcgcccttgtgcttgccaacttgtgtggcagccttaggaggtttgtaacctcattcaacagctaagaaatcacccctcacttcaagagttcactctcttgatttgagaacgagggtaaggcaagcctttgtggcaagctcaagccttttgtggcttcctcaataacatggacttaggcaaaccttagtggtgagctaaaccacgggataaatcttgtgtctcacgTGCTTCATCTTTACTATACTTGCAGTTCATCTTATTGCTAGCTGTTgctagggtttagttgctcgattcattgttgtgtgaagtttctgtgatatccagtcttcgaactggatcttggCTTTATATTACTGGATTAAGCAACTAGTGGGGTCAGGTTTatatctgttaaatctcaactaTGTTAGATTATTTTTCGTAGAGTGGTAGTGCCGCCAtgtaaggccggcagtgccgccctctgttctaaccgagttttgagttgaatttttacaggcctattcatccccccctctaggccttctttatcttcctgtagatcctacaagAAGGCTTAAAAGTTGCTACCTACAGGAATTGAACTCACAGCCTCAAAGAGCAGCACTCTAGCCTACATCCTGTGACCAGCCGGCCACACAACCCTCCCTCAATGTAAATGTGTTTTTCAATGAAGAATGCAAAAGTAATAATTCTATGTCCTCAATCCACCCAATGTATGCTTTTCAtgaacgatgtagtgctagttgatgaaagctggacatgagtaaatcagaaactggagttatggcaggagactttagagtccaaatgttttagacttagtagaactaaaactgagtatatgagatatgacttcggcactactactcgggataaggaagatattagtttggaaggtcaagttgTGCTTAGGAAGGATACCCTTCGATATCTAAGATCAATGCTACAGGGAGATGAGGATATTgttgaagatgttagccatagaatcaaagcagggtggatgaagtggcgctaagcatctggtgtcctatgtgataaaagggtaccatagaagctaaaagacaagttttattgGACGActattagacctgctatgttgtatggtgcagaatgttggcctacgaaaagacgacatgttcaacagataagtgtcgcgaaaaTGCGTATGTTACGTTGGATTTGccgtcatacaagaagggatcgagttcggaacgatgatatacgtgatagattaggggtagcaccaattgaagaaaaggttATTCAACACCAGTTGAGATGGTTTgcacatgtccaacggagacttccagaagcaccggtgcgtagtggaatcctaagccaggttagtaatgtgaagagagacagaggaagaccgaagttgacttgggtagagacaataaaaggaaaCTTGAAATGATcgaatatatccaaagacttagccttatataagagtgcttgaaaaacagttattcacatgcctgaaccttgattgcttctgttggatttcaactctaggctacccaacttatttgggacttaaatgctttacgcgccgccgccgctttcCGGTCCTCAAGAACCGCGCCATCAGCGCGATGACAACCAAACGCGCTCCAGGTAAACCGTGGAGGGCCTGTCCGCAGGGGCCGGCACGCTCTTGCAGAAAGGCCTTAGGTTTTATCATTTTTACATGCAAAATAAACTATCTCGTCCAAATCACTCAAAAACCGTTTTCTCTGCAGAAATGCCCCTAAAACTTGTATTTTTATTTgttcaatgtttgtttgcttGTGTGTGCTTGTGAGATCGTCGTTTATTATGTTCAGACGGCCTAGAGCTGTTCATGAAAATTGAAGAGAGAGCTTTTGAAGTTCTTGAGCAAAAAGATAATGTGTGTCGTGGATGAGTGAGAGAAGCAACACTAAAACATTTGTTCACGTGCAAGTTGGATGGAGCGGCCACCTAGAAAGAATATTCCCATTGTATGAGCTATAGCTACCAAAAAAATGGCTGGATGAACTCATTCACATTTTGTAATCTTAGTTGTTACTAAataaattaaggactattagtaTATTATATTATTACTGGGTAATTATGATGACAAGATTGGTTTATAAGTGTGCTACTACGCTGATTAGTACATGATTTGTGTGCCAATTAAGGTAGTAATAGTGCTGATGAACTTATTTTATTTTGCATCACTCCATTCGTTCCAAACAATAAGTCGTTCTTGCTTTTTTGGTACATAATTTTTACTGTATATGTAGACATAATGTATagctaggtgcatagcaaaaattATATACTAAGAAAAGTcggaacgacttacaatttgaaacgAAGGGAGTAGTAACTATAATAACAAAAATGGTGCTAGCACATATTTATTAATATATTGTTAGTTGTTATTATTTTAATTAAAAATATGATTAGCTAAGTATTCTTATGACATCTACTCCCATCCATTCAATCAATAAAACTTGCTCATCCCATCCATCATCCCACCAAACACTCAACTTGGATAACTATATCTTTTGTAAACATGCATGGATATGACCATCTAACCTTGTCCTCAGTCAAAACACACCCTAAGCTTACCCTAGATAAAAAGTTAACTAGAATAATAATCATCCCGGCCTAATCACTTCATCTAGAAATCacatgttaatccaatgaagttaaaCAATATAATAATGCCTCGTACATGCTAGAGATCAAGTAGTTGTTGCACACACAAATTGACCTGAGATCGAAGACAACGAAGTAGTAATGTTTACTTAGGATGAAGAACACTCTTTATATtatagatagagagagagagagcgagcgagCGAGGGCACAAGATGCAACTTGCCCGGCATATGGCACACACACGACCGAGTACAATGACAAGCTAGCTAGCGACACATCACACATGTGCGCGTACGCACAAACAGTCCAAACCATGCCAGCCACGGGCATCTATATGTACCAACGACACGACGCACACAAAATAGACACGCACGCCAGCATGGAGCACACACACGACAAGAACATGTTAGTACGTGAAAAGATGACACCTACGGGCCCTGCAGCTAGCCTGCTGCAGATGTACACACAACAATGCAATAACATACGTACAAGGACATCAATGCCTGCCTTTCCTTTAGCTTCGCTAGCACTAACAGTTGGGTGGCGTGGCGAGGCCGCACTTGGCGGGGAGCTCCATGGCGCGCTTGGGATCGATGTTGTAGACGCTCATCCACGGCGAGTTCTTGTAGCCGCACAGGCACGTGAGGTCCGCGCCCGCCAGCGCGTCGCAGCACGCCTGCGACGGCGCTGCCGGCGGGTCCGTCGTCTTGGCCGCCGCGGGCTGGCACGACATGAACTGCTCGTTGCTCATGTCGcacaccgcctccgccgccaccaggGCGGACGCCGCCACCACGGCGGCCACAAGCAGCGCGGCAGCAACCAGCTGCGGCGAGCTCGAGGACGACGACTTGCTGCTGCTCGCCATGTCGTCGCCGGTCTTCGCGACAgatgagctagctagctagtctcTACGTGACACTACTGATCGGGTGTGGGTGATATTGTGTGGCTAGATGTTTGTTTGCGATTGTTGCTAGCTGCCTTCCCTGTCGGGGGTATTTATAGAGGGGGAGGGGTACTACGGTTGCCGTTGGGGCTAACACGGTGAGAGTCTGAGAGAAGAGGAGTGAGTGTGTGGCCATCGATCTGCAATATCAAGAGAAGGCAGGAGTCTGCTAGCAAAGCGCATGCATGGAGTCAGGCATGACAACGTCATGAGTAGGCAGCTAGCGGTGCAGCCCGTGAAGGTCCAGTGTCGGTTTGTACCTGGTATAATGTCAGCACTCAGCACGCCACTCGCGATTCCTCAGGTTCACGGGAGGAAGAAGAGCCGGCCTGTGAGTGCGGTGGACCCACGGGGAGCTTGTGGCCGAGAGAGTTCCCAGGATCTGCTGACGTGGCATCGGACATGCATGCATTCTACTAGCTCTGATTTGATTGGAGTTTCCCCAGACCTGGATAGCGGATTTCAGATACTAGTCGTTTGCATATTGTCCTCATTTTAAAtaaaatattttatttttaaaaaaacgaAAATGGAATTTCCATTATTCAGTGTCTGCACCCTCGACGGCAACAATGTTCATGATACAATTTGGGAGATAAGCCCAAACGGGATCGTCATCCTCCAAACACGCACACCCGAGCGCAGCCAAAGCATGcggtgaaatttttgtattttggtctcttttgaaaccactttttagaaaaatacctaCGCCAAaatattttctgaaaatagaccattctTAGGCGTCTTatcacatgacgccgagatatgaggctcggcgtcgtgtcactcgacgccgaggtattgccacgtcatggacgaccggggtcgtcggcgacacggtggcgcgtgggtccgagacgtcggcgtcgtggcATCCGACGCCAAgtgcccaacctcggcgcggctGGACTGCGCGCCGAGCTACTGGCTCGATCCgtagcgcggcccaggcggcccaacaaagcacggtggcccagtagctcggcgtggggtcacttaacgccgagcctccagacctcggcgcggcacgactcaacgccgaggtctggtccctttaggccgcgccgagtcccccttcttcctcctccctccattctgaaaccgccggcctcctctctttctcttctcccccgCGCCGCCACCAAACCCTAGGCCCCAAAATCGACCCTAGGTGCCACGATCTcggctcccgaagcttcctcgaggtaatggtccctcccctcctccaatctatccgtatagatgtgcttacattgtccctaatcatgtggaatcatggttgtatggtgttttggtatatttgtgtttgcatttgcaaaatgtatggcttaggatgattgagtgcattgttgtttaactgttttatgtgctgaacatgttaggttagtttggtttctagttattttggtcattagggttctttgtttattgtaggtgtcattagggttagttatttgttggtcattagggttagtatgtattttatttatttgttggtcattacatttcaattttttatgactagaaatgattatgttgttggggttgaaaaagatgaaatgatatattttagtttctacttattggattgaaactcgcatgatatattcatatgttacactacttgttgtgtgatggctgtagatggataaattagtgaggttgcatcatggaggccgtattgttaggacaagagatgatagtttggaatttctggacatgtgtgaggagttgttgattttttctgaaacaccatctttgacccagttagtggagcgagtgaaggttaagttaggctagaatgaaggagacgtgcatgttcagtttgaaggtgtcattgATGTTGGGTCGTTGAAGGTGTCATtgatgaggcctccatgttacgacagcacattcaggtagtctcctctcattcagttgatgttacatctttatatagttttgcgaccaaccccacttactaatagtgctttcaaaatgcagcgtgccatgcatcgcctccgaaaggtagctgcacgccttggatgtagacgttccccggatgtggcagtcccacaacagcttggtgctggaccttctactgcacatgttggagggacttcatcttcacatggtgcacatggtggcaggacttcttcttcacatggtgcagcaactagtgcagagggtggtcaaggacatggtcattatgatgatgaagatgatgaaggacagggagagtactatgatcatgagtatgatgagattggcatgtcccagcttggagatgcaccccaaggaactcaaggcccctccgGTTCTGGACGTCCACAGAGGACGCTCAGACTAGTGGACAGGTACACTTCAGGTACCTATCCGTTTGGGAGGGGAAAGCGTTACGCTCGTCGTCCACGTTAAGGTACAAAGAGCgataaaagatccaaagacttcatatgctatattttgtgcatggactatgtatgcattggaccttatgtaatgcactatgtatggaccttgtactatgtttggactatgttggttgattgatgaagcatatgtatggactatgttggatgttgaatgtgttggactatgttggTCATTTAttgtgtgcgtactcatttattgaatctacAAAGGCTAGattcaccatgaatgctactagacaaaaaaacttgtgtgcgtactcatttattgaatctgcaaaggctagatgcttcatctgaaaagcctacaaccatgactggtcatttcatctgaaaaggctacacctgtgttttgtcacttcatctaaatgcagtacataactctgatattaattcattgcgtatacggatacaacagtaaacgaatctag
Above is a genomic segment from Miscanthus floridulus cultivar M001 chromosome 3, ASM1932011v1, whole genome shotgun sequence containing:
- the LOC136545684 gene encoding putative lipid-transfer protein DIR1, giving the protein MASSSKSSSSSSPQLVAAALLVAAVVAASALVAAEAVCDMSNEQFMSCQPAAAKTTDPPAAPSQACCDALAGADLTCLCGYKNSPWMSVYNIDPKRAMELPAKCGLATPPNC